One genomic region from Drosophila subpulchrella strain 33 F10 #4 breed RU33 chromosome 2R, RU_Dsub_v1.1 Primary Assembly, whole genome shotgun sequence encodes:
- the LOC119550336 gene encoding putative odorant receptor 59c, translated as MKKPLFERLRTAPLDNHSISSLVASDYFYRIAFVLGWNPPREGFFRRIYFLLTFTTMLLGIVGLPLGLTLTYVKHFSRFTPTEFLASLPVDVNCIGNLIKTCVTFTSMWRFRLMNELISPLDKRCVSPSQRLILHKTVARVNLIVIVFLSTYMGFCFLNLFTSVLSGTAPWQLYNPLVDWRSGYWQLWIASLMEYIVVCIGTTQELVSDAYPIVFISLFRCHLAILRDRIENLRRNPELSEKENYEQLVACIQDHRTIIQCTEIIRPILSITIFAQFMLVGIDLGLAAISILLFENTIWTVVASISFITAICMESFPCCMLCEHLIDDCVQVSDALFHSNWITADRRYKSALLYFMHRVQQPIQFTAGAIFPISVQSNIAVAKFAFTIITIVKQMNLGEKFLNNKANAGEVEP; from the exons ATGAAGAAGCCGCTCTTTGAACGTCTGCGAACTGCACCACTTGATAACCATAGCATCAGTTCCTTGGTTGCCAGTGATTACTTTTATCGCATTGCATTCGTCTTGGGCTGGAATCCTCCCAGGGAGGGTTTCTTTAGACGgatatactttttattgaCTTTTACCACGATGTTGCTGGGGATCGTAGGTCTACCGTTGGGTCTAACGCTCACCTATGTGAAGCACTTTAGTAGGTTTACGCCGACGGAGTTTCTTGCCTCCCTGCCGGTGGACGTCAACTGTATTGGAAATTTGATCAAGACCTGTGTGACCTTCACTTCGATGTGGCGATTTCGCTTGATGAATGAACTGATTTCCCCACTGGACAAGAGATGTGTTAGCCCATCGCAGCGTCTGATTCTCCATAAAACGGTGGCTCGTGTCAATCTGATTGTGATTGTCTTCCTGTCTACTTACATGGGTTTCTGTTTCCTAAACCTTTTTACATCGGTTCTTTCGGGCACGGCACCTTGGCAATTGTACAATCCACTTGTGGACTGGCGGAGTGGCTATTGGCAACTCTGGATTGCCTCGCTTATGGAATACATTGTGGTCTGTATAGGCACCACGCAGGAATTGGTTTCGGATGCCTATCCCATAGTCTTCATCTCCTTGTTCCGATGTCATCTGGCTATTCTGAGGGATCGCATAGAGAATCTGCGACGTAATCCGGAGCTCAGTGAGAAGGAGAACTACGAACAGTTGGTGGCCTGCATCCAGGATCATCGCACCATCATTCA atgTACCGAAATCATTCGTCCCATTCTGTCCATCACCATCTTTGCCCAATTCATGCTGGTGGGCATTGACTTGGGATTGGCTGCCATAAGTATTTTGCTATTTGAGAATACCATCTGGACGGTCGTGGCGAGTATCTCATTCATCACGGCCATCTGCATGGAGTCCTTTCCCTGCTGCATGCTATGCGAACATCTCATCGATGATTGTGTCCAAGTCAGCGATGCATTATTTCACTCAAATTGGATAACTGCAGATAGGCGTTATAAGTCGGCGCTTCTGTATTTTATGCACCGGGTTCAGCAACCCATTCAATTTACAGCTGGAGCCATATTTCCCATTTCGGTGCAGAGTAATATTGCAGTGGCCAAATTCGCCTTTACTATTATCACAATCGTCAAGCAAATGAATCTCGGAGAGAAGTTTCTAAACAACAAGGCAAATGCCGGGGAAGTTGAGCCTTAA
- the LOC119550337 gene encoding odorant receptor 59b, with the protein MVLFRLINPAPLTEKVQSRQGNIYLYRAMWLIGWIPPKEGVLRYIYLFWTCVPFAFGVFYLPVGFIISYVQEFKNFTPGEFLTSLQVCINVYGASVKSTITYLFLWRLRKTEMLLDHLDKRLQNDSDRERIHNMVARCNYAFLIYSFIYCGYAGSTFLSYALSGRPPWSVYNPFLDWRDGLGSLWIQAIFEYITMSFAVLQDQLSDTYPLMFTIMFRAHMEVLKDHVRNLRTDPERSEADNYQDLVNCVMDHKTILKCCDMIRPMISRTIFVQFALIGSVLGLTLVNVFFFSNFWKGVASLLFVITILLQTFPFCYTCNLLIDDAQELSNTIFQSNWVDAEPRYRATLVHFMHHVQQPIIFIAGGIFPISMNSNISVAKFAFSIITIVRQMNLAEQFQ; encoded by the exons ATGGTGTTGTTCCGGCTGATTAACCCCGCTCCGTTGACGGAGAAAGTGCAGTCCCGCCAGGGTAACATATATCTATATAGGGCCATGTGGTTAATTGGTTGGATTCCGCCGAAGGAGGGAGTCCTGCGATACATCTATCTCTTCTGGACCTGTGTGCCCTTTGCTTTTGGCGTATTTTACCTGCCCGTTGGCTTTATCATCAGCTATGTCCAGGAGTTCAAGAACTTTACACCCGGCGAGTTCCTCACCTCCTTGCAAGTGTGCATCAATGTCTACGGGGCCTCGGTGAAGTCCACCATCACCTACTTGTTTCTATGGAGACTGAGGAAAACGGAGATGCTATTGGATCACCTGGACAAAAGGCTTCAGAATGACAGCGATCGCGAAAGGATCCACAATATGGTGGCCCGCTGCAACTATGCCTTTCTGATCTACAGCTTCATATACTGTGGATATGCGGGATCCACTTTCTTATCGTATGCCTTGAGTGGTCGTCCTCCCTGGTCCGTTTATAATCCCTTTTTGGACTGGCGCGATGGCCTCGGCAGCCTGTGGATCCAGGCCATATTCGAGTACATCACCATGTCCTTTGCCGTGCTGCAGGATCAGCTATCCGATACGTATCCCCTCATGTTCACCATTATGTTTCGGGCCCACATGGAGGTGCTCAAGGATCATGTGCGAAATCTGCGAACGGATCCTGAGCGAAGTGAGGCCGATAACTATCAGGATTTGGTGAACTGCGTTATGGATCACAAGACCATATTGAA ATGCTGTGACATGATAAGGCCTATGATTTCCCGGACCATCTTCGTCCAATTTGCGCTGATTGGCTCCGTTTTGGGTCTGACTCTGGTCAATGTGTTCTTCTTTTCGAACTTCTGGAAGGGAGTGGCCTCCCTGCTCTTCGTCATAACCATCCTATTGCAGACTTTTCCCTTTTGCTATACCTGTAATCTGCTTATAGATGATGCCCAGGAATTGTCCAACACGATTTTCCAATCCAACTGGGTGGATGCAGAGCCGCGTTACAGGGCTACCTTGGTCCACTTCATGCATCATGTCCAGCAGCCTATTATTTTCATTGCAGGAGGCATATTCCCAATCTCCATGAACAGCAACATAAGC GTGGCCAAGTTCGCCTTCAGCATCATTACAATAGTGCGACAAATGAATCTGGCCGAGCAGTTCCAGTAA